The following are encoded in a window of Impatiens glandulifera chromosome 5, dImpGla2.1, whole genome shotgun sequence genomic DNA:
- the LOC124937578 gene encoding ARM REPEAT PROTEIN INTERACTING WITH ABF2, giving the protein MENQKRQEQPTSSARKSLKRKLEEDYDVDRKIASLSHHDSQEDLVKEVISQVQILRTTFTSLEANRASAKHAIHILSEFAKNEEFVNAIVDCGAVPALVTHLQAPPPLNDVDTGLRFYEHEVEKGSAFTLGLLAVKPEHQRLIVDAGALPHLVNLLKRHKDGQNSRAVVGVMRRAADAITNLAHENSCIKTRVRTEGGIPPLVELLEYVDLKVQRAAAGTLRTLAFKNDENKNQIVECNALPTLVLMLRSEDPTIHYEAVGVIGNLVHSSPSIKKEVLLAGALQPVIGLLSSCCTESQREAALLLGQFAATDSDCKVHIVQRGAVPPLIEMLQSSDTQLKEMAAFALGRLAQDNHNQAGIAHNGGIAPLLKLLDSKNGSLQHNAAFALYGLADNEDNVADLVKIGGVQKLQDGEFIVQPTRDCVAKTLKRLEEKINGRVLRHLLYLMRVGEKAVQKRVALALAHLCSPNDQKAIFIDNNGLDLLLDLFESTTFKQQRDASVALYKLATKPCSISPVDAAPPSPIPQVYLGEQYVNNPTLSDVTFLIEGKRFYAHRICLLASSDAFRAMFDGGYREKDANDIEIPNIKWDVFELMMRYIYTGSVDVKLDVAQELLRAADQYLLEGVKRLCEYAIAQDISIENVSLMYELSESFNATSLKHACILFILEKFDKLCNLPGTSHLIHRVLPEMRLYFATALTRRVLVEQQQ; this is encoded by the exons ATGGAGAATCAGAAGCGCCAAGAGCAGCCAACAAGCTCTGCACGGAAGAGTCTCAAACGGAAGCTAGAAGAAGACTACGATGTAGATCGCAAGATCGCTTCTCTTTCACATCATGATTCACAGGAAGATCTCGTTAAAGAGGTTATTTCTCAGGTTCAGATCCTCCGTACTACTTTCACTTCGCTTGAAGCTAATCGCGCCTCCGCTAAGCACGCTATTCATATTCTCTCTGAATTCGCGAAGAACG AAGAATTTGTTAATGCGATAGTTGATTGTGGAGCTGTACCGGCACTGGTGACGCATCTTCAGGCGCCGCCACCGTTGAACGATGTTGATACTGGTTTGAGGTTTTACGAGCATGAAGTCGAGAAAGGGAGTGCTTTCACTCTTGGACTTCTTGCTGTAAAG CCAGAACATCAGCGACTCATAGTAGATGCTGGAGCACTTCCCCATTTAGTGAATCTATTGAAGAGACATAAGGATGGTCAAAACTCTAGAGCTGTTGTTGGTGTCATGAGGAGAGCAGCTGATGCTATCACCAATCTTGCTCATGAAAATAGCTGCATTAAAACACGTGTTAG AACGGAAGGTGGGATTCCTCCCCTTGTTGAATTATTAGAGTACGTTGATTTGAAGGTCCAGAGAGCTGCTGCTGGGACACTGCGCACGCTCGCATTCAAAAATGACGAGAATAAAAATCAG ATAGTGGAGTGTAATGCTTTGCCTACTCTTGTTCTAATGCTTCGATCTGAGGATCCAACCATACACTATGAAGCG GTTGGTGTCATTGGAAATTTGGTGCATTCCTCACCTTCGATAAAGAAAGAAGTCCTACTTGCTGGAGCTTTACAACCAGTCATAGGATTGCTGAG TTCCTGCTGCACGGAGAGCCAAAGAGAAGCAGCTTTGCTACTTGGACAATTTGCTGCTACTGATTCTGACTGCAAG GTTCACATTGTGCAAAGAGGTGCCGTGCCACCATTAATTGAGATGCTTCAGTCTTCTGACACACAACTGAAAGAGATGGCAGCATTTGCTCTTGGAAGGCTGGCTCAG GATAACCATAATCAAGCTGGGATTGCACACAATGGTGGTATAGCTCCATTGCTAAAGCTTCTTGATTCAAAGAATGGATCTCTGCAGCATAATGCTGCATTTGCACTTTATGGTCTTGCAGACAATGAG GATAATGTAGCAGATCTTGTTAAGATTGGGGGTGTTCAAAAGCTTCAAGATGGAGAATTCATTGTCCAA CCAACAAGGGACTGTGTAGCCAAAACACTCAAAAGATTAGAGGAAAAGATTAATGGAAGG GTATTGAGACATTTATTGTACTTAATGCGTGTTGGAGAGAAGGCAGTTCAAAAACGAGTTGCTTTAGCCCTTGCCCATCTTTGTTCACCTAACGATCAGAAAgctatttttattgataataatg gaTTGGATTTGCTTCTGGACCTTTTTGAATCAACTACATTTAAGCAGCAACGTGATGCTTCTGTGGCTTTGTACAAATTGGCTACCAAACCCTGTTCTATCTCTCCTGTAGATGCAGCTCCCCCCTCCCCAATCCCACAG GTGTATTTGGGCGAGCAGTATGTAAATAATCCTACACTTTCTGATGTGACTTTTTTAATTGAAG GGAAGCGATTCTATGCTCACCGAATTTGTCTCCTTGCCTCTTCTGATGCATTCAGAGCAATGTTTGATGGTGGTTATAGG GAGAAAGATGCTAACGATATAGAGATTCCAAATATTAAATGGGATGTTTTTGAACTAATGATGAG ATACATATATACAGGATCGGTAGATGTTAAATTGGATGTTGCACAGGAGCTTCTAAGAGCGGCTGACCAATATCTTTTGGAAGGAGTCAAACGCCTCTGCGAGTATGCTATTGCTCAG GATATTTCTATTGAAAATGTTTCGCTCATGTACGAGTTGTCGGAATCTTTCAATGCTACATCATTAAAGCATGCCTGTATCCTCTTTATTCTGGAGAAGTTTGACAAGTTATGCAATCTGCCAGG GACCTCCCATCTGATTCATCGTGTTTTACCCGAAATGAGACTTTACTTTGCAACAGCATTAACAAGAAGAGTACTGGTTGAACAGCAGCAGTAA
- the LOC124937579 gene encoding uncharacterized protein LOC124937579, which produces MGRQSNAAKLAAKALMEDENKNADQEMENQVKVNARKKRAIMSVIRKSGRIHKKVTQSTSKMVEKNVIEEIRISESDKDDGHLNNDGKSGLPEIQKTVDGRTLEEKVEYLLQVVDQLLKKPNVSNDQYPRKNTSLKGLKSIDAQKEIESLKEENNQLCKKLDIAVGKLEAYGEGNRVLLDTLKEVILSPSQAMPTNTLLLPAAKDAKMDEVVESPTNGVAKKRGRKAQVRQID; this is translated from the exons ATGGGTCGACAGTCAAATGCAGCAAAACTCGCCGCCAAGGCTTTAATGGAGGACGAG AACAAGAATGCAGATCAAGAGATGGAGAACCAGGTGAAGGTAAATGCTAGAAAAAAGAGAGCAATAATGTCTGTGATAAGAAAATCTGGCCGCATTCACAAGAAAGTGACACAATCAACTAGTAAAATGGTTGAAAAAAACGTGATTGAGGAAATAAGGATTTCAGAGAGTGATAAAGATGATGGGCATCTTAACAATGATGGAAAAAGTGGTTTACCAGAGATTCAGAAGACTGTTGATGGAAGAACCTTGGAAGAGAAAGTTGAATACCTTCTTCAAGTTGTAGACCAACTGTTGAAGAAGcccaat GTCTCCAATGATCAATACCCAAGAAAAAACACTTCCCTCAAGGGTCTGAAATCCATAGACGCCCAAAAAGAG ATTGAATCCCTCAAGGAAGAAAATAATCAGCTTTGCAAGAAGTTGGACATTGCTGTTGGGAAATTAGAAGCG TATGGTGAAGGAAACAGGGTTCTTCTAGACACTTTGAAGGAAGTAATTCTGAGCCCAAGTCAAGCAATGCCAACCAATACTCTACTTTTACCAGCGGCAAAAGATGCGAAAATGGATGAGGTTGTTGAGTCACCAACTAATGGTGTTGCCAAGAAACGGGGTAGAAAGGCGCAGGTGCGACAAATTGATTGA